ccacagCTCATCTTTTCTCTGCACTATCTGAGGGCTCCTCTGCCTGTCTGTGACTGTAGGGGTGGTGTCTGGGCCCTGCAGTGACCTTAAAGCAGAAGGCTGGCAAGGGATTTATGAAgactttcatttcttctgtcaGTCATCCAGAACCTGCCTTATTGCAAGCCTGTTATTCCCATCAGATTATTCAATTGGTGCTGCAAGAGTCACACAAAGCTGTTGTGAGGCTTTGCAGCctggtggcacagcagcaaTGGATCTCCTCTGGCTGTTGTGTTCCATCCTGTCTGTTTTCTCTCCATTACTGTTTTGACAACCCCAGCAGCTCTAGGGACAGCCAGCATTACCTCACTGTGCCTGGGATCATACAGGGCCTTCCTGCaagaggcagggcaggagctctggCTCACAGGGCTAGAGCCAAAATACTCAAagggtggcaccagcacttccagcagggaggtggcagatCTGAGTGTGGTGCTGCTATATGAGAGCAGCCTCAGAGGGAAACTTGAAGATGGAAGGGAAAGCAAATAATCACTTGtgataaatattaattaattgatATCCCAAAGTATCCTGCTGGGAAATGACCCAGATGTGCTGGAAGAATTCTGAGGTTCTGTGTGTGCTTCCCTATCTACACTGCAGTCATTGTGGATGATGTGGAGATAAACCTGCCCAGCACATACCCCTGTCCTTGTTCTGGGCCAAAGGAGACATCCTGGGCTTAGAAGCTGCTATTCTTTCTGCTGGGCATTTCCACTGAGTGGCTTGTTCTTTTGCAAAACCGTTAAAGCAAAGATGGCAGCTTGCACTATCCTGCTGTGCATGGCTGGGTTTGGAGGGGATCAGGCAAGTCCCTATGGCCCTGGAAAGAAAAGGGCACCACGTTTGTTTGGGGCCAGGTGGGACAGGAAGGTCAGCCACAGAGCCAAGATGTTGGGTCTGTCCtagggctgcaggagctggaggctgggaaCTTCCCCACCgccttctccctcctccaggaagctgcaggaggattCTGCTCCAAGAAGATCCTGGCCCAGATCTACACCTGCCttggctgctgtgctcagcGAATGGTAAtgacagcagctgtggggtggggaggCTGATGTTCACAATGCATCCAGTGTGATCCAAGgcctctgcagggagggaagacCTTGAGCAGAAATTGCCCCAGCCTCCTTGGACAGGCTGCAAAATCCATGCAAAGATTTTGGCTAATTGCAAAGTgttgctgcagggagagaagcTAAAAAACCAACCTGAGGAGGGCAGCCTTTGGCTAAAGTGCTGCCCTGCTTAATGGGAATCTCCTGGTGGAGCAGAGAGAGAATCTGGATCCCACCAAGCAATAAATACATCAGTAGGATGTCCTTTCAACATGCATGTCTTCCCATCCACCCAGGGCAAGCCTCAGACAGCCCTTCAGCACCTGAAACGGGCCCTCCAGGTGGATTTCCAGTGCcttcctgccctgtcccacGTGGCAGCAGTGTACCATGAACTGGGAGAGActgatgcagagctgcaggccTTGACCCTGCTCTACAAGGTTTGTCTGGTTCCTGTAGTTCTGGGATGAGTTttgcccagcagagcctgcacaGAGCTTCAAGCAGGCTTCTTCCTTCTGGGGGGCTGTTTGACTGTGGAAGGAGTCCCCAAAACAGCATGGTGCTGCCTTCAGTGAGTGGGCAGGGAGGAGTCCAGCCAGATCTGAaattcctgctcagcaccatgTTTGGGTTCCTAGTTCATGTTCATGGTGGCTCAGGAGGTTATACTCTCAGGTCAGAAAGTATCAATTTCTTAGTAAAGTATGTAGTAGTAAAGAGGCCTTTAAGGGCAGATTTTGGCTGCAGTGAGGCAGTGTGCATTAGCTGAACCTGCCTGGGAGAGTAGGTCACAGCAGTAGATCCTGAATTATCTCTTCAGCTGTTTGAAAGCAGTCAGATACAtacagaggggacagggaacTCTCTTTAAAAACTGTAACTAGGTCTGTGGCTGCAATGGGGGACGGTGTTCCAGGCAGCTCAAAGCACTTTGAACTAAAAACCTGAGACGATCTGGGTGATCTTGCAAATCTGGTGCCATGTGGAGATGAGAAGTCTGCCTCCTCCTGTGTGATCCTGATGGTTCTTGCTGGTACTGGCTGTGAGAATAATGTAGCTGTGCTTGTGAAGTGCAGCACTTCTGCTCACCTGAGTGTATCTCCAGATATCAGAAGTGACAAAAGATTGCAGCTGCCTGAGACTTTACCAGTGTAGTGttgataatattttctgttgctgtttcacaggctctgggaaaaaaccctccagcAACTGCTTCCTCTAGTCCCTATTTCCTAATGCAAACAGAGCTGCTTGTCCACACACCAGTACTCTCTTCCCTCCTTCGCCACCACCACCCCTCTGAAGTGAAGTACCTTCTGGCACAGCGGTGTCTCCAGGATGGGAGGTAACAGTGCCTCTGGTCAGCTTGCAACATGCTGCTTGTTTGGGCTCTGCAGTTTTCCTTGTGCTCCTGGAAATGGTCCAGTTCAGTACTGCTGTCGTTGGTCTGCTCAAAGCATGGAGATTGCGAGCAGGGCATGTGCTGGGGGTAGAGATTGTGGGCTGGCAGTCCAGGTTTCACCTGGCTGATGCCACTTCTCCTTCCACCACatgtcctgttcctgttgcaGGGTGGCTGATGCAGTGGAACATTACCTGGATTTTCTGTCTCTCCTTCAagaagggctgcagcagcaggtgggtgTCCTGGTAAAGAGCTCCCTTGGTGGCTTGGAGGATGAGAGTTGGAGGGATCCAAACCCAGTCCCAAAAGCTGAGCCCATACATCAGCCCTGGACTCCAGACTTCAGTGTCTAGTTTGAGATGTAAAGGAAATGAGGTGGGGTCTGGCACCCCCAACCTGGGCATGTCTGCTTTTGGATTCACATTCCAAACTGCTGTTTGGAAAGAcagcttccctttccctgtggggagcagctgtCAGCCTGATTCTGGATGTCCTTCACTTCCAGAGTAGGGACTTGATGTCTTGACTCTGATGACTGTGAGTGCTTTCCATGCCTGCTCCACCAGGCTCCAGAGACTGTGTGAGCtttgctgggcagcagctccatgttTCCAGTATGCACAGAGTCATTCTGCTTGGCTGAGAactctgcagttctgcagcactGATGTCTCTTTTGCTCCCCAGGTGCCCCTGGATGgtagctcagctctgcccaggatCCCAGAGGTGTTCTTGGAAGCAGCATCTGCCTTGGGGCAGGCTGGGAGGCACCAGGATGCCATAACTGTGTGTGAGGAGGTCATCAGCCGGACGACTGACCTCATTCCACGGGTGTTACGAgtggaggagaggctggagcagccagagtGCTCAGTGCCAGGGGCAGAACTGGCAGGGGGACTCCTGTCCCAGAAGAAGGAGAGCCTGTGCTGCCttgcctggagagcagctggatacctgcaccagggctgggcaTGGGCCAGGCTAGGCGAGAGCAAGGAAGCTGTAACACAGTTTAGCAGGTGGGAGAGGGGGCctccccagcaggcagcagtggggccagggcagcacacagcatggccctggggctgccctgacAACTTGACACTCCTGCCAGGCCAGGAGTGTCTCCAAAACTTCTCTGGCCTCCCACCCACAGGTGCCTCAGTGATCTCCTGCGTGTTCAGCTTCATGAGTCTGGCGTCAAACAGACAGGTAAGACACTGCACAGGTGGGATCTGTGTGAGGCCTCAGCTGAGTTGGGATCTGTgtgcctggccagcagcaggtacAGAGGCAAGGTGGTGGGCCCAGCATCACTCTGGCAAGAGGCAGTTGTCCCAGGGTGCAAAGTTCTGGGCCATGCTGAAGCCTTTGAAGAGACTGGCTGGTTTTTTTGGAGCAGAGTTGGCTTTGGCTCTGCCTTCTTCTTCACTGTCTAGGTAGGAATTAAATGGGCTGTGAACTGGAAAGCTTCTCCAATCCAGTTTTTGGGGAAAAGATACATGCCAGTGGTGCAGAGGGACAGCCAAGGGCCAGGCTCCTGCTGAGGTCACTGTGCACCACATGTAACATTCTGGGCTCTTGACATTCTTCACTCTCcccctctgctgccttctgaCCTCTTCCAGCCTGGCAGAGACTGAGCTTTGCCATGTCTCTGGAGCTGGAAGATGAGCAGCCCAAGTAAATGCTTGGCCTGTCCTGGCTGCTAACCTGGctcagcctgctcagagcaaagGAGACAAGCTCTGGAGGATACTGTgttcaggtgtgtgtgtgtcttccTGTGACAGAGAATCTCCAGCCAGAAGTGGAGGTGCTGCAGAAGATCAGGTTGCTTGCTCTCATTGGGCGAGGTACACagttcctggagctggggaggcacAAACAAGCCCTGTTGGATTTCCAGCACAGTTTGCAGCTCTCACCAGGTAGGCTCATTTTGGTGAGGAGCACAAGGGATTTCCACAAATTTGTCCTGGGCTGTTTTGCTGTCTTCAGCAAGAAGTTCTTAGGCTTTATACCAGATTTATTCTGTTGTCAAGGACAACAGTGTGGCCACTAGCAATGTTACATACTAGAGGTATTTCTGTGGAGCCTGGTCAGCTCACTGCCATGGAGAAACAGACCAAAACTTATCAGAGGAGTATATCAGAACCTTGAAAACAACCTGTGCCCTCAGAGAGCTTGGCAATTTCCTGCCTCAACCGCAGCCTGGTACAGCCAACTTTCTCCCAGACAGGTCTGGTTTCCCAGAACAGAGAAGTGGAGTTGTGCTTCACCTGAGGAAGCAGCATGTCCATGCCTGGCAGTACAGAGGCCTGCAAAGGGAGCATTCATGTCTTGAGCTTAGCCAAGGCATGGCTGGTGCTGCTCAccaggctgctccctcctcttCAGTGCTCTGGCATGCTGAAAAGGTGTGAGCTTCACCAGGATCTGTCAGACCTGCTGGTCCCAGTCCTGCCTCCCTTTGGGGGTGCAGACATGCCTGCAAGGATGACCCCAGTCTGTGTCCCAAGAGAGGTgtggcagcctgtgccacatGGCTGATGCCATCTGCCttggctgccagccctggcctTAATTAAAGcctgtgacacagccaggatgGCTTCCTCCCCATTACACCACCTCTCCTTACACTCATTGCCCTTGTCTGGCTTCTGAGCTTTTTTTGTAATACCCTGCaacccacagcactgctgaggacctgctcctcctctgctaGGGGCTGATCCTTCTTCTTGTCTTGCAGGTGACCCGGCTGCTGCCTCCTACCTGGTGCAGACCTTGTGGAAGCTGAACCgaaagcaggaggcagctgctcagTGGCAGAAgttctcccagagctgccctggggaggataggcagcagcaaaggcagggaAGGTGTGTAGAGGAATGGGTGAGATCTCACATCCAACAGTGCAAACTGTCTGTGAGGTTGTGAGGGCAGTTTAGGTGTCTGAGGAGCTTTCCCTGATGACTGTTCTGAGGGCCCACAggctggggctccctggggcaCAGAAGAGCTGGCATGGAGACAGATGGGGAGGGAAAAGGCTGCAGGTATAACTGGGGACCTGCTGAACAAATGTCCTAGGGCATGGCAAAGTAATGCTGCAGTCCTCACTGCTGGCATGTTCCCTTCTTTTTCAGGCCCCTCCCTTTGTACCTGGTTTCATGCCTGGAACAGGCAGTGTTCCCTCACAGTGGACCTCTTGCCAGAAGCATACAGGATTACCTTGGggcagcagcccaggacaccTCGAGCTGACCTGGTCATGCCCCCCATACCCATCTGCTGAGGTCTCCCTGCACTTGGCTGGCAA
Above is a window of Oenanthe melanoleuca isolate GR-GAL-2019-014 chromosome Z, OMel1.0, whole genome shotgun sequence DNA encoding:
- the FANCG gene encoding Fanconi anemia group G protein, which gives rise to MAAAKKRQRGSDPGPRQKPEPEPEPEPKPERGCLRAWAAHSRALVERWTTARGGGEARQVRRQQRDEFRELLLSIRGLPAALPALPLELTVLYNFLLFTVGASDSAIKGEAEGIRQGLLRVLEACGACGQDLGTEELWEKVLQEVTVEELQAPLQRLGALQAAWWLAASQLGSVAGLFHLLSTAEDLGRAHCSEGQNELLSVIKAWQVPPEGASLPLVQSAKDLKEILCTAAAFLQGLQELEAGNFPTAFSLLQEAAGGFCSKKILAQIYTCLGCCAQRMGKPQTALQHLKRALQVDFQCLPALSHVAAVYHELGETDAELQALTLLYKALGKNPPATASSSPYFLMQTELLVHTPVLSSLLRHHHPSEVKYLLAQRCLQDGRVADAVEHYLDFLSLLQEGLQQQVPLDGSSALPRIPEVFLEAASALGQAGRHQDAITVCEEVISRTTDLIPRVLRVEERLEQPECSVPGAELAGGLLSQKKESLCCLAWRAAGYLHQGWAWARLGESKEAVTQFSRCLSDLLRVQLHESGVKQTENLQPEVEVLQKIRLLALIGRGTQFLELGRHKQALLDFQHSLQLSPGDPAAASYLVQTLWKLNRKQEAAAQWQKFSQSCPGEDRQQQRQGRPLPLYLVSCLEQAVFPHSGPLARSIQDYLGAAAQDTSS